In Buchnera aphidicola (Lipaphis pseudobrassicae), a genomic segment contains:
- the gloB gene encoding hydroxyacylglutathione hydrolase: MFLKVIPILVDNYVWILFDKNNFCIIIDPGISNPILEKIKEQNLFPIAILLTHNHIDHTGGVQEIINSYPEITVFGPYETRKSGVNKIVNSGDKLYILNREFIVFYTPGHTLGHVSYYSKPYFFCGDTIFSGGCGRVYKKKYLDMFNSINMISSLPNETILCCAHEYTLSNLCFAMSILPKDQNIRNFYNKANKIIKNNKIYVPSYILLEKKINLFFRINENYIKESIGLDKNCNSFTVFKNLRKMKDNFWS, encoded by the coding sequence ATGTTTTTAAAAGTAATACCTATATTAGTTGATAACTATGTTTGGATTCTTTTTGATAAGAATAATTTTTGTATCATTATAGATCCAGGTATCTCAAATCCTATATTAGAAAAAATAAAGGAACAAAATTTGTTTCCAATAGCCATTCTTTTAACTCATAATCATATAGATCATACAGGTGGTGTTCAAGAAATTATTAATAGTTATCCAGAAATAACTGTTTTTGGACCATATGAAACAAGAAAAAGCGGTGTAAATAAAATCGTTAATTCCGGTGATAAACTATATATTTTAAATAGAGAATTTATTGTTTTTTATACTCCGGGTCATACATTGGGTCATGTTTCATATTATAGTAAACCTTATTTTTTTTGTGGAGATACTATTTTTTCTGGAGGTTGTGGTCGTGTTTACAAAAAAAAATATTTAGATATGTTTAATTCTATAAATATGATTTCATCGCTTCCAAATGAAACTATATTATGTTGTGCTCATGAGTACACTTTATCTAATTTATGTTTTGCTATGTCTATACTGCCTAAAGATCAAAATATAAGAAATTTTTATAACAAGGCTAATAAAATTATAAAAAATAACAAAATTTATGTACCATCGTACATTTTATTAGAGAAAAAAATTAATTTATTTTTTAGAATAAATGAAAATTATATAAAAGAATCTATAGGATTAGATAAGAATTGTAATTCTTTTACAGTTTTTAAAAATTTAAGAAAAATGAAGGATAATTTTTGGAGCTAA
- a CDS encoding RNase H family protein, translating to QIYEKILTSGFYLTTNNRMELMAVISGLEFLNQSCLVEITTDSLYVKKGILDWMPVWKKKEWKTSKKKPVKNIDLWFRISTVLKKHLVTWHWIKAHIGHLENEKCDIIARQAAKNPLFKDVYYEKNQF from the coding sequence ATCAAATATATGAAAAAATTTTAACCTCTGGTTTTTATTTGACTACGAATAATAGAATGGAATTAATGGCTGTAATATCAGGATTAGAATTTCTTAATCAATCATGTTTAGTTGAAATTACAACAGATAGTTTATATGTTAAAAAAGGAATTTTAGATTGGATGCCTGTATGGAAAAAAAAAGAATGGAAAACTTCTAAAAAAAAACCAGTTAAAAATATAGATTTATGGTTTCGAATTAGCACAGTTTTAAAAAAGCATTTAGTAACTTGGCATTGGATAAAAGCTCATATTGGTCATTTAGAAAATGAAAAATGTGACATAATAGCTCGTCAGGCAGCTAAAAATCCATTGTTCAAAGATGTTTATTATGAAAAAAATCAATTTTAA
- the dnaQ gene encoding DNA polymerase III subunit epsilon encodes MNKKRIIVLDTETTGINSFSLPHINHRIIEIGAVEIINRRFTGNNFHSYIQPNRLIDPEAYKIHGISNNFLENKPIFKDIVNNFLNYINNSQLVIHNASFDIGFINQELDILNNKNIKTINNFCSIVDTLKIARKLFPGKKNTLDALCTRYKINISRRNLHSAIIDAQLLGKLYLLMTGGQDSICFNKINNKTSYQKKKYIVKNKSLLKINATKKEIQLHQDYLRYMKKNNICLWDKFFHKS; translated from the coding sequence ATTAATAAAAAAAGAATAATTGTATTAGACACTGAAACTACAGGAATCAATTCTTTTAGTTTACCTCATATTAACCATAGAATTATAGAAATTGGTGCTGTAGAAATCATCAATCGTCGTTTCACAGGAAATAATTTTCATTCGTATATTCAACCTAATAGATTAATAGATCCTGAAGCATACAAAATACATGGAATTAGTAATAATTTTTTGGAAAACAAACCTATTTTTAAAGATATTGTTAATAATTTTTTAAATTATATTAATAATTCTCAATTAGTTATTCACAACGCTTCATTTGATATAGGTTTTATAAATCAGGAACTAGATATATTAAATAATAAAAATATAAAAACAATTAATAATTTTTGTTCTATAGTGGATACATTGAAAATAGCACGAAAATTATTTCCTGGAAAAAAAAATACATTGGATGCTTTATGTACGAGATATAAAATAAATATATCTCGAAGAAATTTACATAGTGCAATTATAGACGCTCAACTTTTAGGTAAATTGTATCTTTTAATGACTGGAGGTCAAGATTCTATATGTTTTAATAAAATAAATAATAAAACATCTTATCAAAAAAAAAAATATATTGTTAAAAACAAATCTTTACTAAAAATAAACGCTACAAAAAAAGAGATACAATTACATCAAGATTATCTTAGATATATGAAAAAAAATAATATATGTTTATGGGATAAATTTTTTCATAAATCTTAA
- the lpcA gene encoding D-sedoheptulose 7-phosphate isomerase, with protein MYRKIISSELNIASKVLQKFLQDKNQIDNIQKSAILISESLKKGKKVISCGNGGSHCDAAHFAEELTSLYREKRCGYAAISISESSYISSVSNDFGYDQVFSRFIESIGCSGDAVLAISTSGNSLNIIKALKKSKEKNIKTISLTGNNGGKITGLSDIEICVPYFGYSDRIQEMHIKIIHILILIIEKEMKKLV; from the coding sequence ATGTATAGAAAAATAATTTCTTCAGAATTAAACATTGCATCAAAAGTACTGCAAAAATTTTTGCAAGATAAAAATCAAATAGATAATATTCAAAAATCTGCTATTTTAATTTCAGAATCATTGAAAAAAGGAAAAAAAGTAATTTCGTGTGGAAATGGAGGATCTCATTGCGATGCAGCACATTTTGCAGAAGAACTAACAAGTCTTTATCGAGAAAAAAGATGCGGATATGCCGCAATATCTATTTCTGAAAGTAGCTATATCTCTTCAGTAAGCAATGATTTTGGATACGATCAAGTGTTTTCTCGGTTTATTGAAAGTATAGGATGTTCAGGAGATGCAGTTTTAGCTATTTCTACTTCTGGAAATTCCTTAAATATTATAAAAGCACTAAAAAAATCAAAAGAAAAAAATATAAAAACAATATCTTTAACAGGAAATAACGGAGGAAAAATTACAGGATTATCTGATATAGAAATATGTGTTCCCTATTTTGGATATTCAGATCGAATACAAGAAATGCATATTAAAATTATTCATATATTAATATTAATTATTGAAAAAGAAATGAAAAAATTAGTATAA
- the gpt gene encoding xanthine phosphoribosyltransferase yields the protein MSEKYIVTWDMLQIHTRKLANRLLLKIKSYNGIIAVSRGGLVPSALLARELGIRCVDTVCISSYNYNYLKKNRKIIKKAEGNGDKIIVIDDLVDTGGTAKIIRKLYPKAYFVTIFAKPMGRLLVDDYVIDIPQNVWIEQPWDMSISYIPPLVQNYKIQKTS from the coding sequence ATGAGTGAGAAATACATTGTTACTTGGGATATGCTTCAAATTCATACTAGAAAATTAGCTAATCGATTATTACTTAAGATAAAATCTTACAATGGAATTATTGCGGTAAGTCGAGGGGGTCTTGTTCCATCTGCTTTATTAGCAAGAGAACTAGGAATTCGATGTGTAGATACTGTTTGCATTTCAAGTTATAATTATAATTATTTAAAAAAAAATAGAAAAATTATAAAAAAAGCAGAAGGAAATGGAGATAAAATTATCGTAATAGATGATCTAGTAGATACAGGTGGAACTGCAAAAATTATTAGAAAATTATATCCGAAAGCATATTTTGTAACTATTTTTGCAAAACCTATGGGTCGTTTACTAGTTGATGATTATGTTATAGATATTCCTCAAAATGTATGGATTGAACAACCATGGGATATGTCCATTTCTTATATTCCTCCTCTAGTTCAAAACTATAAAATTCAAAAAACATCTTAA
- a CDS encoding nucleotide exchange factor GrpE, with protein MISKEETTVENIKHKKLNNEKNNLIEILENKLQENKNKILEKKLLAKQEVEMVLNRSNKEINISKKFSLEKLIINFLPIFDNIERTLNSIENNQLNKILLEIKNKIEFISELLNKSFKLFNIKKIQEKNVSFDPSIHEAMSIHYTNEVESNKIVTVMQPGYILHESRLLRPAMVVVSKKKI; from the coding sequence ATGATAAGTAAAGAAGAAACAACAGTAGAAAATATTAAACATAAAAAATTAAATAATGAAAAAAATAATTTAATTGAAATTTTAGAAAATAAATTACAAGAAAATAAAAATAAAATATTAGAAAAAAAACTGCTTGCCAAACAAGAAGTTGAAATGGTTTTAAACCGATCAAATAAAGAAATTAATATATCTAAAAAATTTTCCTTGGAAAAACTAATTATAAATTTTCTTCCTATTTTTGATAATATTGAACGTACTTTAAATTCAATAGAAAACAATCAATTAAATAAAATATTATTAGAAATAAAAAATAAAATAGAATTTATATCTGAGTTATTAAATAAATCTTTTAAATTATTTAATATAAAGAAAATACAAGAGAAAAATGTATCATTTGATCCATCTATTCATGAAGCCATGTCTATTCATTACACAAATGAGGTAGAATCCAATAAAATTGTTACAGTTATGCAACCTGGTTACATTTTACATGAATCTCGTTTATTACGTCCAGCTATGGTAGTAGTTTCTAAGAAAAAAATATAA
- a CDS encoding RnfH family protein, whose protein sequence is MSNFKVTVIYALPNIQYSFEVNMKKGATVKDTILKSNVLQLINSLSLYNLKVGIYNKVVRLNSKIKNGDRIEIYRNLIVDPKERRRKKLTI, encoded by the coding sequence ATGAGTAATTTTAAAGTTACAGTTATATATGCTCTACCAAATATTCAATATTCTTTTGAAGTAAATATGAAAAAAGGAGCTACTGTAAAAGATACAATCTTGAAATCAAATGTGTTACAGTTAATAAATAGTCTTTCATTATATAATTTAAAAGTTGGAATTTATAATAAAGTAGTACGTTTAAACTCAAAAATAAAAAATGGAGATAGAATTGAAATCTATAGGAATTTAATTGTTGATCCAAAAGAAAGAAGAAGAAAAAAATTAACTATTTAA
- the smpB gene encoding SsrA-binding protein SmpB, translated as MLYKKNHDLKRVKIINKKAYYNYFIEDKFQSGLVLEGWEVKSIRCGKVNITESYITYYLNEMYLCNALIQPLNSSSKYFCYNPIRKRKLLLNKNEIDFLYSKKKNIGYTLISLSLFWKKSWCKLEFGLAKGKNIQDKRTNIKNEEWKKERMNIIKKKQGIKNIL; from the coding sequence ATGCTGTATAAAAAAAATCATGATTTAAAACGTGTTAAAATTATTAATAAAAAAGCATATTATAATTATTTTATAGAAGATAAATTTCAATCAGGTTTAGTTTTAGAAGGATGGGAAGTAAAATCTATTAGATGTGGAAAAGTTAATATTACAGAAAGCTATATAACATATTATCTTAATGAGATGTATCTTTGTAATGCTCTAATTCAACCATTAAATTCATCTTCAAAATATTTTTGTTATAATCCTATACGAAAAAGAAAATTATTATTAAATAAAAATGAAATTGATTTTTTATACAGTAAAAAAAAAAATATAGGATACACTTTAATTTCTTTGTCTTTATTTTGGAAAAAATCTTGGTGTAAATTAGAATTTGGATTAGCAAAAGGAAAAAATATTCAAGATAAAAGAACCAATATAAAAAATGAAGAATGGAAAAAAGAAAGGATGAATATCATTAAAAAAAAACAAGGTATTAAAAATATTTTATGA
- the acpS gene encoding holo-ACP synthase — MSIVGLGVDVIEILRIKKIFFNYKHQFAKKILSINEWEKYVLSNHKVNFLAKKFAAKEAASKALGTGISSKIKFNQLELYHDTLGKPKLRFLTYALKRSKKIKCKSIHVSISDQKLYAYALVILES; from the coding sequence ATGTCAATTGTAGGTTTAGGGGTTGATGTCATAGAAATATTACGTATTAAAAAAATTTTTTTTAATTATAAACATCAGTTTGCTAAAAAAATTTTATCTATAAATGAATGGGAAAAATATGTTTTAAGTAATCATAAAGTTAATTTTCTTGCAAAAAAGTTTGCTGCTAAAGAAGCAGCATCTAAAGCTTTAGGGACAGGAATAAGTTCTAAAATAAAATTTAATCAATTAGAATTGTACCATGATACTTTAGGTAAGCCAAAACTACGTTTTTTAACATATGCTTTAAAAAGATCAAAAAAAATCAAATGTAAATCCATACATGTTAGTATATCTGATCAAAAGTTATATGCATATGCTTTAGTTATTTTAGAATCTTAA
- the era gene encoding GTPase Era has translation MNTKQTYCGNIAIIGKVNVGKSTLINQIIEKKISIVSRKKNTTQSNIIGIKTQKYYQSIYIDTPGVISEKKFFFHKTIKNLTLIIFVVDRLFWTKDDENILNRIKKNSIPIIIVINKIDKIKNKEALLPFINFLKKKNITTEIIPISAKNTKSAIELNKIIQSYLPKNPHIYPKDYITENSHFFTVSEIIRETLILFLRDELPSMLKVKIERFQIRGNKQLYIRAIILVKNIRQKKIIIGTNGEKIKKISIRSRFGIEKEFAQKTHLILWVKVNL, from the coding sequence GTGAATACAAAACAAACATATTGCGGAAATATAGCTATTATTGGAAAAGTAAACGTTGGTAAGTCAACGTTAATTAACCAAATAATTGAAAAAAAGATTTCTATTGTATCAAGAAAAAAAAATACAACACAAAGTAATATCATAGGTATTAAAACACAAAAATATTATCAAAGTATTTATATAGATACACCTGGTGTTATTTCAGAGAAAAAATTTTTTTTTCATAAAACTATAAAAAATTTAACATTGATAATTTTTGTTGTAGATAGATTATTTTGGACAAAAGATGATGAAAATATTTTAAATAGAATCAAAAAAAATAGTATTCCTATTATTATAGTAATTAATAAAATTGATAAAATTAAAAACAAAGAGGCACTACTACCTTTTATTAATTTTTTAAAAAAAAAAAATATTACTACAGAAATTATACCTATTTCTGCAAAAAACACTAAAAGTGCTATTGAATTAAATAAGATAATTCAATCTTATTTACCAAAAAATCCTCATATATATCCTAAAGATTACATTACAGAAAACTCTCATTTTTTTACTGTCTCTGAAATTATTAGAGAAACATTAATATTATTTTTAAGAGATGAATTACCTTCAATGTTAAAAGTAAAGATTGAACGTTTTCAAATAAGAGGAAATAAACAATTATATATAAGAGCTATTATTTTAGTTAAAAATATAAGACAAAAAAAAATTATTATTGGTACAAATGGTGAAAAAATAAAAAAAATTAGTATCAGATCAAGATTTGGTATAGAAAAAGAATTCGCCCAAAAAACTCATCTTATTTTATGGGTTAAAGTAAATCTTTAA
- the rnc gene encoding ribonuclease III produces MNYIVTKKIQKVLGYTFTHKDLLRQALTHRSASSKHNERLEFLGDSILSFVIANALYQHFPYINEGDMSRMRATLVRGNTLAEIAYEFDLGEYLKLGQGELKSGGFRRESILANTVEALIGSIYLDSNIKTVEELILKWYEKRLETISPGDTQKDPKTRLQEYLQSKHLSLPTYSIVKIYGEAHNQLFTIHCQITILSEYLIGTGSSRRKAEQDAAKKALIKLGVE; encoded by the coding sequence ATGAACTATATCGTAACAAAAAAAATACAAAAAGTGCTAGGATATACTTTTACTCATAAAGATCTTTTGAGACAAGCATTGACACATAGAAGTGCAAGTAGTAAACATAATGAAAGATTAGAATTTTTAGGAGATTCTATTTTAAGTTTTGTTATTGCCAATGCTTTATATCAACATTTTCCATACATTAATGAAGGTGATATGAGTCGTATGAGAGCAACTTTAGTACGTGGTAATACACTAGCTGAAATAGCATATGAATTCGATTTAGGAGAATATTTAAAATTAGGACAAGGTGAACTTAAAAGTGGCGGATTTCGTCGTGAATCTATTTTGGCAAATACTGTAGAAGCTTTGATTGGAAGTATTTATTTAGATAGTAATATTAAAACAGTAGAAGAGCTAATATTAAAATGGTATGAAAAACGTTTAGAAACAATAAGTCCTGGAGATACACAAAAAGATCCTAAAACAAGATTACAAGAATATTTGCAATCAAAACATTTATCTTTACCTACGTATTCTATAGTTAAAATATATGGAGAGGCTCATAATCAATTATTTACGATACATTGTCAAATCACTATTTTATCTGAATATTTAATTGGAACTGGTTCTAGCAGAAGAAAAGCTGAACAAGATGCCGCAAAAAAAGCATTAATTAAATTAGGTGTCGAGTGA
- the lepB gene encoding signal peptidase I — translation MANILTVFLLISTLVTGFFWFQYNLKKIKNFYLRKKRIKENLDIKYVEKIENEKYFFKSLSSFFPIFFIIFTIRSFIYEPFQIPSGSMMPTLLVGDFILVEKFSYGIKDPITHTMLIQTNLPKRGDVVVFKHPIDYNTDYIKRVIGLPGDKIEYDLNTKHIKICKNYLIKNNCQEKLLIKYSNAKSSEFTQKIYFIDEKKLLTTEKILNFELVEENINHVKHNILFLKNIKNSKKDYYQQKNMKRLNWIVPEGEYFMMGDNRDNSLDSRYWGFVPEKNLVGKAIKIWMSFKKNENEWPTGIRINRIGNIY, via the coding sequence ATGGCTAATATATTAACTGTATTTTTACTTATTAGTACATTAGTGACTGGTTTTTTTTGGTTTCAATATAATTTGAAAAAAATTAAAAATTTTTATTTAAGAAAGAAACGAATTAAAGAGAATTTAGATATAAAATATGTGGAAAAAATAGAAAATGAAAAATATTTTTTTAAATCTTTATCATCATTTTTTCCAATTTTTTTTATAATATTTACTATACGTTCATTTATTTATGAACCTTTTCAAATTCCTTCAGGTTCAATGATGCCTACTCTCTTAGTTGGAGATTTTATTTTAGTAGAAAAATTTTCTTACGGTATTAAAGATCCTATTACACATACAATGTTAATACAAACAAACCTTCCTAAACGTGGCGATGTTGTTGTTTTTAAACATCCTATTGATTACAACACAGATTATATTAAACGTGTTATAGGGCTACCTGGAGATAAAATCGAATATGATCTAAATACTAAGCACATAAAAATTTGTAAAAATTATTTAATTAAAAACAATTGTCAAGAAAAATTATTGATTAAATATTCTAATGCTAAATCAAGTGAATTTACCCAAAAAATATATTTTATTGATGAAAAAAAATTGTTAACAACAGAAAAAATATTAAATTTTGAACTAGTTGAAGAAAACATTAATCATGTGAAACATAATATACTTTTCCTAAAGAATATAAAAAATTCTAAAAAAGATTATTATCAACAAAAAAATATGAAACGATTAAACTGGATTGTACCTGAAGGAGAATATTTTATGATGGGAGACAATCGAGATAATAGTTTAGATAGTCGTTATTGGGGGTTCGTTCCTGAAAAAAACTTAGTAGGAAAAGCTATTAAAATATGGATGAGTTTTAAAAAAAATGAAAATGAATGGCCTACTGGTATACGTATAAATAGAATTGGAAATATATATTGA
- the lepA gene encoding translation elongation factor 4, with product MKNIRNFSIIAHIDHGKSTLSDRLIQICNGLSKREMFNQVLDSMDLERERGITIKAQSVMINFKNKKGNIFNLNFIDTPGHVNFSYEVSRSLSACEGALLIVDSTQGVEAQTLSNCYTALDMNLKIIPVLNKIDLPNANPDKVCKEIEDIIGISSSNAIQCSAKTGQGIEELVECIIEKIPSPNGSIEKPLQALIIDSWFDNYLGVVSLIRIKNGILFEKDKIQVMSTGKNYLVEQIGIFTPKKLRKKQLKCGEVGWIVCGIKNINAALVGDTLTTTINPSKNKLTGFKKVKPQIYAGLFPTSSDQYETFRDALGKLSLNDSSLFYEPESSSALGFGFRCGFLGLLHMEIVQERLEREYSLDLISTAPTVVYEIELNNGKILYLDTPSNFPVMSTIKDIREPIVECNILSPPQYLGAIIKLCIEKRGYQTNMIYHTHQVLLKYHIPMNEVVLNFFDELKSISSGYASLEYDFKYFKSTNMVRIDILINSEKIDALTILSHQKNSQRFAREIVDKMKKLIPRHQFDIAIQASINNSIIARSTIKQLRKNVLSKCYGGDISRKKKLLQKQKDGKRKMKKIGNVNMPKRAFLEILNISKK from the coding sequence ATGAAAAATATAAGAAATTTTTCTATCATAGCTCATATTGATCATGGAAAATCCACTTTATCTGATCGATTAATACAAATATGCAATGGATTGTCTAAAAGAGAAATGTTTAATCAAGTATTGGATTCAATGGATTTAGAAAGAGAACGAGGAATTACTATTAAAGCACAAAGTGTTATGATTAATTTTAAAAATAAAAAAGGTAATATTTTTAATTTAAATTTTATTGATACACCAGGTCATGTAAATTTTTCATATGAAGTTTCTCGATCATTATCAGCATGCGAGGGTGCGCTACTGATAGTTGACTCCACACAAGGAGTAGAAGCGCAAACATTATCTAATTGTTATACTGCATTAGATATGAATTTAAAAATTATTCCAGTACTAAATAAAATAGATTTACCTAATGCTAATCCAGATAAAGTTTGTAAAGAAATTGAAGATATTATAGGAATATCTTCGTCTAATGCAATTCAATGCTCAGCCAAAACAGGACAAGGAATAGAAGAGCTTGTAGAATGTATTATCGAAAAAATTCCTTCTCCTAATGGTTCAATAGAAAAACCTCTTCAGGCTCTAATCATTGATTCATGGTTTGACAATTATCTAGGTGTCGTATCTTTAATTAGAATTAAAAATGGAATTTTGTTTGAAAAAGATAAAATTCAAGTTATGAGTACAGGAAAGAATTACCTTGTTGAACAAATAGGTATTTTTACTCCCAAAAAACTGAGGAAGAAACAATTAAAATGTGGAGAAGTAGGATGGATTGTTTGCGGAATAAAAAATATTAATGCCGCTTTAGTTGGTGATACATTAACAACTACTATAAATCCGTCAAAAAATAAATTGACTGGTTTTAAAAAAGTTAAACCACAAATATACGCTGGACTTTTTCCTACTTCCTCTGATCAATATGAAACATTTAGAGATGCTTTGGGAAAGCTAAGTTTGAACGATTCTTCATTGTTTTATGAACCAGAAAGCTCTAGTGCTCTTGGATTTGGTTTTAGATGTGGATTTTTAGGTTTGTTGCATATGGAAATAGTTCAAGAACGTTTAGAAAGAGAATATTCACTTGATTTAATTTCAACAGCACCAACAGTAGTTTATGAAATAGAATTAAATAATGGAAAAATACTTTATCTAGATACACCTTCTAATTTTCCCGTTATGAGTACTATCAAAGATATTCGAGAACCTATAGTTGAATGCAATATTTTATCTCCACCACAATATCTTGGTGCAATTATAAAATTATGTATAGAAAAAAGAGGTTATCAAACTAATATGATCTATCATACTCATCAAGTTTTATTAAAATATCATATACCTATGAATGAAGTCGTGTTAAATTTTTTTGATGAATTAAAATCTATTTCTAGTGGATATGCATCGTTAGAATATGATTTTAAATATTTTAAATCCACTAATATGGTACGTATTGATATACTGATTAACTCAGAAAAAATAGATGCATTAACCATTTTATCGCATCAAAAAAATTCACAACGTTTCGCAAGGGAAATAGTTGATAAAATGAAAAAATTAATACCTCGACATCAATTTGATATTGCAATTCAAGCTAGTATTAACAATAGTATTATAGCACGATCAACTATCAAGCAATTGAGAAAAAATGTGTTATCAAAATGTTATGGTGGTGATATTAGCAGAAAAAAGAAATTGTTACAAAAACAAAAAGATGGAAAAAGAAAAATGAAAAAAATAGGAAATGTTAACATGCCAAAAAGGGCTTTTCTTGAAATTTTAAATATTAGCAAAAAATAA
- the mnmA gene encoding tRNA 2-thiouridine(34) synthase MnmA, whose amino-acid sequence MNLNKNKKVIVAMSGGVDSSVSAWILKQKKYQVEGLFMKNWEENDKGKYCNSAQDLFDAESVCKQLNIYLHKINFSLEFWDNVFKHFLNEYKNGKTPNPDVLCNKEIKFNLFLKYSITNLKADYIATGHYARIKKMSGKHVLLKGVDLNKDQTYFLYTLNNSQLKKILFPIGSLNKNKVRDIAKKLNLTVAEKKDSTGICFIGAKKLKNFLNQYISEKQGDIITIDGKKIGKHYGAFYYTLGQRKGLGIGGIKGEYNIPWYVVDKNIKKNILIVAQGSYNKHLMSIGLIAKDIHWINDIDFSFPFLCMVKTRYRQKNINCNIQYINQNNIKILFEFPVAAVTPGQSVVLYLSDVCIGGGIIKSRLPLL is encoded by the coding sequence ATGAATTTAAATAAAAATAAAAAAGTAATTGTTGCTATGTCTGGAGGTGTAGATTCATCAGTTTCTGCTTGGATTTTAAAACAAAAAAAATATCAAGTAGAAGGTTTATTTATGAAAAATTGGGAGGAAAATGATAAGGGAAAATATTGTAATTCTGCTCAAGATTTATTCGATGCTGAAAGTGTATGTAAACAATTAAACATATACCTTCATAAAATCAATTTTTCTCTAGAATTTTGGGACAATGTTTTCAAACATTTCTTGAATGAATATAAAAACGGTAAAACACCTAATCCTGACGTATTATGTAATAAAGAAATTAAATTTAATCTTTTTTTAAAATATTCTATTACGAATCTTAAGGCAGATTATATCGCAACAGGTCATTACGCACGTATAAAGAAAATGTCTGGAAAACATGTTCTTTTAAAAGGTGTAGATCTTAATAAAGATCAAACTTATTTTTTATATACTTTAAATAATTCTCAACTTAAAAAAATTTTATTTCCGATTGGATCTTTAAATAAAAATAAAGTTAGAGATATTGCTAAAAAACTAAATTTGACAGTAGCTGAAAAAAAAGATTCTACAGGTATTTGTTTTATAGGAGCTAAAAAATTAAAAAATTTTCTTAATCAATATATTTCTGAAAAACAAGGTGATATAATTACAATTGATGGAAAAAAAATTGGAAAACATTATGGTGCTTTTTATTATACTTTAGGTCAAAGAAAGGGACTAGGAATTGGTGGAATAAAAGGAGAGTATAATATACCATGGTATGTTGTAGATAAAAATATAAAAAAAAATATATTAATTGTTGCTCAAGGTTCTTATAATAAACATCTAATGTCTATAGGTTTAATTGCCAAAGACATTCATTGGATAAACGATATAGATTTTTCTTTTCCATTTTTATGCATGGTAAAAACAAGATATCGTCAAAAAAATATCAATTGCAATATTCAATATATAAATCAAAATAATATAAAAATTTTATTTGAATTTCCAGTTGCAGCAGTAACACCTGGACAATCAGTAGTATTATATCTATCAGATGTATGTATAGGCGGTGGAATTATAAAGTCTAGATTGCCATTATTATAA